A single region of the Pseudomonas sp. B21-023 genome encodes:
- a CDS encoding FAD-binding oxidoreductase, with the protein MPSAITTDVLIVGAGVAGLWLNARLRRLGYSTVLVERASLGGEQTIKSQGIIHGGTKYALHGALTGASEAIADMPRRWREALAGNGELDLSGTRLLSDAHYLWSPGTLAGNLTSFFASKAVRGRVDQVKGEQLPPALQDRAFKGKVYRLAELVIDVPSLLANLAQLAGDSLLAGERIEPLRDGEELAGLVVDDREIRAQRIVLSAGGGTEGLLHALGLNQPAMQRRPLHMVLAKGPNLKPLYAHCLGGGPKPRITVTTHPAADGQWVWYLGGDIAEADGVAREPAAQIAAAQKEVASLLPWVDQSLVRWATLRVDRAEPAQSGLVRPDNAFLADQQRLLVGWPTKLALAPDFADRVLASFERDGVRPASQPDLADLPRPPLALPAWEQLLP; encoded by the coding sequence ATGCCATCCGCCATTACCACTGACGTGCTGATCGTCGGCGCCGGGGTCGCAGGCCTCTGGCTCAATGCCCGGCTGCGTCGCCTGGGCTACTCGACGGTGCTGGTGGAGCGCGCCAGCCTGGGTGGCGAGCAGACCATCAAGTCGCAAGGCATCATCCACGGCGGCACCAAATATGCCTTGCACGGCGCCCTCACCGGCGCCTCCGAGGCCATCGCCGACATGCCGCGACGCTGGCGCGAAGCGCTGGCCGGCAACGGCGAACTGGACCTGAGCGGCACCCGCTTGCTGTCCGATGCCCACTACTTGTGGTCCCCCGGCACCCTGGCGGGCAACCTCACCAGTTTCTTCGCCAGCAAGGCCGTGCGCGGCCGGGTCGACCAGGTCAAGGGCGAGCAACTGCCGCCGGCCCTGCAGGACCGCGCCTTCAAGGGTAAGGTCTACCGCCTGGCCGAACTGGTCATCGACGTGCCCAGCCTGCTGGCCAACCTCGCGCAACTGGCGGGTGACAGCCTGCTGGCCGGCGAGCGAATCGAACCGCTGCGCGACGGCGAAGAGCTGGCCGGCCTGGTGGTCGATGACCGCGAGATCCGCGCCCAGCGCATAGTCCTGAGCGCCGGCGGTGGCACCGAAGGCCTGCTGCACGCCCTGGGGCTGAACCAACCGGCCATGCAACGCCGCCCGCTGCACATGGTCCTGGCCAAGGGGCCCAACCTCAAGCCCCTGTATGCCCACTGCCTGGGCGGCGGCCCCAAGCCGCGCATCACCGTGACCACCCACCCGGCCGCCGATGGCCAATGGGTGTGGTACCTGGGTGGCGATATCGCCGAGGCTGACGGCGTTGCCCGTGAGCCCGCCGCGCAGATCGCCGCGGCGCAGAAGGAAGTTGCCAGCCTGTTGCCTTGGGTCGATCAAAGCCTGGTCCGCTGGGCCACCCTGCGCGTCGATCGCGCCGAGCCCGCGCAATCGGGCCTGGTACGCCCGGACAACGCCTTCCTTGCCGACCAGCAACGCCTGCTGGTCGGCTGGCCGACCAAGCTGGCCCTGGCGCCAGATTTCGCCGATCGTGTGCTGGCCAGCTTCGAGCGTGACGGCGTGCGCC